In the genome of uncultured Pseudomonas sp., the window TACTGGCCATCGCGTCCTTGTAATCGGCGCGGCCGAGGTCCTGGAACATGCACGGCACCGACACCGCCGTGGCCGTACCGCAGGAGGAGGCATTTGGGAAGTTGATCACGTCGCGCTGCGCCAGCTCCGGGTTGGTCGGCCGCGCATAACCGTTAAGGGAAAAATTCGCCGCACGCGCCGTTTCACCCACCACCAACACGGTGACGCGCGGCCGCTGCTGGGTGCTGACCACGCTGATGCGATGCGCGTCGGCACCCACCACTTCAAGCACCGCTGGCGCGGCCAGTTCACGCTTGAGGTAGCCGTGCACCGCCGCCACCACATTCGACGGCACCAGCATCAGGCGCACCTCGCGGTGATTACGAATCAACGAGGCATAAGGCTGGTACTGACTCATGACCAGCACGGCAAATACGCCCAGCAGCGCCGCCATGCTCGCCAGCTTGCCCGCCAGCTCGCGCCGCCACGTCAGGGCGCGAGTCGGCATACGGCTGATCAACAGCGCAGGCAGCACACCCAGCAACAGCAGCCAGAGCAGCAGACGGCCATTGAACAATTCGCTGGCTTCGGCGCTATCGGTCTGCAGCACGTTGGTCAGCATGTTGTAGTCGATGACGATGCCGTAGCTGTGCATAAAGTAGCTGGCCCCGGCCGACACCAGCACCAGCGCGCACAGCACCGGTTTAGTCAGACGGCCCCAGGCCAGCAGGCTGAGCAGCACGTACAGCCAGATCCACACAAACAGCGGCAGGCTGAGCAAAAACAGCGGGCTGTCATTGCTCATGCCGCCCACGCCCTGCCAGACCGTATGCCAGAACGGCAGGTTCATACTGACCATCAACCACAACGCCACCAGCATGGTCAGCACGTTACGGCTTACGGCCAACCGCTTCACAATCGATTCGCTCACAGCGCACCCGAGTAGATAACAAGACTGCAGCGAATCTACTCAGGCGCTTGTGAAACGCCTGTCGGCGATATGTGAAAAAACTGTCGCGTTTTATCCGCTAGCTTTCGACTTTCAACCCCGTGCAAACACGCAAGGCCCGGCCATTGTTGAGCCGCCGGCGACTCACGAATTTTTCACACTCTTTTGACGCGAAATTGAATGCCCGGCTTCTAGGATGCAGCACTGCCTACCGATGGATATTGCCCATGCTGCCCACATCCTTACTCGACAAGCCGTTGTCCGCGCCCGCCGACCTGCTCAATGCGCTCAAGCCGAGCGGTAAACGCAGC includes:
- the eptA gene encoding phosphoethanolamine transferase EptA, producing the protein MSESIVKRLAVSRNVLTMLVALWLMVSMNLPFWHTVWQGVGGMSNDSPLFLLSLPLFVWIWLYVLLSLLAWGRLTKPVLCALVLVSAGASYFMHSYGIVIDYNMLTNVLQTDSAEASELFNGRLLLWLLLLGVLPALLISRMPTRALTWRRELAGKLASMAALLGVFAVLVMSQYQPYASLIRNHREVRLMLVPSNVVAAVHGYLKRELAAPAVLEVVGADAHRISVVSTQQRPRVTVLVVGETARAANFSLNGYARPTNPELAQRDVINFPNASSCGTATAVSVPCMFQDLGRADYKDAMASNREGLLDVLQRAGVGVLWRDNNSGCKGACDRVPREDVSHLNLAEFCDAGECHDAALLHNLQTYLDSLTRDSLVVLHMKGSHGPAYYKRYPAAFERFTPVCKEVQLDRCDSASIVNAYDNSLLYTDHVLAATIDLLRSNAARLDTAMLYLSDHGESLGEHGMYLHGVPYAMAPSEQTHIPMLLWFSDGMQRSSGISADCLRQQASQPVSHDNLFHSLIGLMGVRTSVYQPQLDIFHGCMPTTVAQQVEHSDLRAD